One Obesumbacterium proteus DNA window includes the following coding sequences:
- a CDS encoding branched-chain amino acid transaminase — MTTKKADYIWFNGEMVPWAEAKVHVMSHALHYGTSVFEGVRCYDTNNGPAVFRHREHMQRLRDSAKIYRMPVSYSVDELMEACRETLRKNNLTSAYIRPLVFVGDVGMGVNPPEGYNTDVIIAAFPWGAYLGADALDQGIDAQVSSWNRAAPNTIPTAAKAGGNYLSSLLVGSEARRHGYQEGIALDVHGYVSEGAGENLFMVKDGVIFTPPFTSAALPGITRDAIIKLAKNAGFEIREQVMSRESLYLADEVFMSGTAAEITPVRSVDGIQVGIGRCGPITKQIQEAFFGLFTGKTEDQWGWLDLVNAK; from the coding sequence ATGACCACTAAGAAAGCGGATTACATTTGGTTCAATGGCGAGATGGTTCCATGGGCAGAAGCTAAAGTGCATGTTATGTCTCATGCGCTGCATTACGGAACTTCCGTATTCGAAGGCGTGCGCTGCTATGACACCAACAATGGCCCTGCTGTTTTCCGCCACCGCGAGCATATGCAGCGTCTGCGCGACTCCGCCAAAATTTACCGTATGCCTGTTTCCTACAGCGTTGATGAACTGATGGAAGCCTGCCGCGAAACCCTGCGCAAGAACAATCTGACCAGTGCCTATATTCGCCCATTGGTCTTTGTGGGTGACGTAGGTATGGGCGTAAACCCACCGGAAGGTTACAACACCGATGTGATTATCGCCGCATTCCCATGGGGTGCCTATCTGGGTGCTGATGCGCTGGATCAGGGCATCGACGCACAGGTTTCTTCATGGAATCGCGCCGCGCCGAATACGATCCCAACGGCGGCAAAAGCCGGTGGTAACTATCTTTCTTCTCTGCTGGTGGGTTCTGAAGCACGTCGTCATGGCTATCAGGAAGGTATTGCTCTGGATGTTCATGGCTATGTGTCTGAAGGTGCAGGCGAAAATTTATTTATGGTGAAAGACGGTGTGATTTTCACTCCGCCATTCACGTCAGCGGCACTGCCGGGCATTACGCGTGATGCGATCATCAAGCTGGCGAAAAATGCCGGTTTTGAAATTCGCGAGCAGGTTATGTCACGTGAATCTCTGTATCTGGCAGATGAAGTCTTTATGTCTGGTACCGCAGCAGAAATTACGCCGGTACGTAGCGTTGACGGCATTCAGGTGGGTATTGGTCGCTGTGGCCCAATCACCAAACAGATTCAAGAAGCGTTCTTTGGCCTGTTCACTGGCAAAACTGAAGATCAATGGGGCTGGCTGGATTTAGTCAACGCGAAGTAA
- the ilvY gene encoding HTH-type transcriptional activator IlvY — protein sequence MDLRDLKLFLHLADSRHFSRTAQAVHVSPSTLSRQIQRLEDELGQPLFLRDNRDVRLTSAGEQLKTFAQQTLLQYQQLRNALGQTGPALTGELRLFCSVTAAYSHLPSVLDRFRALHPLVEIKLTTGDAADAVSKIQSDEADLGIAGRPETLPTSIEFTKIGEIPLRLIAPALPCHVRTLALVEHPDWSQIPFILPEHGPSRQRIDLWFRRQKISNPQIYATVSGHEAIVSMVALGCGIALLPDVVLDNSPESIRARITELDHVAMVAPFELGVCVQKKRLEEPLIHAFWQLL from the coding sequence ATGGATCTTCGAGACTTAAAATTATTTCTTCATCTGGCTGACTCGCGCCATTTTAGCCGCACCGCACAGGCGGTACATGTGAGTCCCTCAACGCTTTCTCGCCAGATACAACGGCTGGAAGATGAACTCGGGCAACCGCTCTTTCTACGCGATAATCGCGATGTACGCCTTACCAGCGCAGGCGAACAGCTCAAAACATTTGCTCAGCAAACGCTGTTGCAATATCAGCAGCTGCGTAACGCTCTCGGTCAAACGGGCCCTGCATTAACCGGCGAACTGCGTCTGTTCTGCTCGGTAACCGCGGCCTATAGCCATTTGCCTTCTGTGCTCGATCGCTTCCGAGCGTTGCATCCACTGGTTGAAATCAAGCTCACGACCGGCGACGCCGCCGACGCCGTCAGCAAAATACAGTCAGACGAAGCCGATCTCGGCATCGCAGGCCGACCAGAAACGCTGCCCACCAGCATTGAGTTCACCAAAATTGGTGAAATACCGCTGCGCTTGATTGCACCAGCGCTCCCGTGCCATGTCCGCACGCTAGCGCTAGTCGAGCACCCGGACTGGTCACAAATTCCATTTATCCTGCCGGAACATGGTCCGTCGCGTCAGCGAATAGACCTGTGGTTTCGTAGACAAAAAATCAGCAATCCGCAGATTTACGCTACCGTTTCGGGTCATGAAGCGATTGTCTCCATGGTCGCTCTTGGCTGTGGCATCGCCCTGCTGCCCGACGTAGTTTTAGATAACAGCCCTGAATCTATTCGCGCACGTATTACCGAACTCGACCACGTGGCGATGGTGGCACCTTTTGAACTCGGCGTTTGTGTACAGAAAAAACGCCTAGAAGAACCGCTCATTCATGCATTCTGGCAACTGTTATAG
- the ppiC gene encoding peptidylprolyl isomerase PpiC: MAKNAAALHILVKEEKQALDLLEQLKNGGDFEKLAKKHSICPSGKKGGHLGEFRQGQMVPAFDKVVFSCPLIEPYGPLHTQFGYHIIKVLYRN, from the coding sequence ATGGCTAAAAACGCGGCAGCATTGCATATCCTTGTAAAGGAAGAAAAACAGGCTCTGGATCTTCTTGAGCAGCTCAAAAACGGCGGCGATTTCGAGAAGCTGGCTAAGAAGCATTCAATCTGCCCGTCAGGCAAAAAAGGCGGTCATTTGGGTGAATTCCGTCAGGGTCAGATGGTTCCTGCGTTCGATAAAGTGGTGTTCTCCTGCCCGCTGATAGAGCCTTATGGCCCGCTGCATACCCAGTTTGGCTATCACATCATCAAAGTGCTTTATCGTAACTAG
- a CDS encoding RidA family protein produces the protein MKIIHSDRLPTPGGHYSPAIISGNSLYISGQLPISLTSPRPQGELAEQAQTVFNNIDILLDTAGINKRHLVNVQVYLSDVALWPEFNRLYAQWIGDHRPARTVVPCSALHYGALLEMSAIAEIALG, from the coding sequence ATGAAAATCATCCATTCAGATCGGTTACCCACACCCGGTGGGCATTATTCACCCGCGATCATTTCCGGTAACAGCCTGTATATCTCAGGGCAATTACCCATTTCGCTTACAAGCCCACGGCCGCAGGGTGAATTAGCTGAACAGGCGCAGACCGTTTTTAACAATATCGACATCCTGTTAGATACGGCTGGAATTAATAAACGACATCTGGTGAATGTGCAGGTCTATCTCAGTGATGTCGCATTATGGCCAGAATTTAATCGACTTTATGCACAGTGGATAGGCGATCACCGCCCCGCTCGTACCGTCGTGCCATGTTCTGCACTGCATTATGGAGCACTGCTGGAAATGAGCGCCATTGCGGAAATAGCCCTAGGCTGA
- a CDS encoding metal-dependent hydrolase family protein, whose protein sequence is MKILLKNANIFDGKNNEIKSGDIIIDGGFIQSITKNIETIDKNTQVIDLQGKYVMPGLIDAHVHITASRIDLNQDYEYPGYMYARSFHFLKDMINRGFTSVRDAGGADVGIKTAVEEGVVLSPRLFISGRALSQTGGHGDYRHNSSEMVTCACSLCTGSSISVICDGVPAVRQAAREQFRIGASQIKIMAGGGISSPTDKIDNLQYSDDEIIAIVDEATRFHSYVMAHAYTPQAIIRCVNLGVKTIEHGNLLDAESAQAMFNNKAYLVPTLSIYNAFMMNKDDSDSGIPESVVEKLEEVQSQAIKSINLARKYNVKIGLGTDLLGEYHNFQYDEFKLRSQVESAFDTLHSATYVNAEILNMQGKLGIVDVHAFADLIILENNPLEDISVFSDKRDQVLMVIKNGDIVKNLIS, encoded by the coding sequence ATGAAAATTCTATTGAAGAATGCCAATATTTTTGACGGAAAAAATAATGAAATAAAATCAGGAGATATCATTATTGATGGCGGTTTTATACAGAGCATAACCAAAAATATCGAAACGATAGACAAAAATACTCAGGTAATTGATTTGCAAGGTAAGTACGTTATGCCTGGGCTTATTGATGCTCACGTTCATATTACGGCTAGTCGCATTGACTTAAACCAAGATTATGAATATCCAGGTTATATGTATGCGCGTAGTTTTCATTTTCTCAAGGATATGATTAATCGCGGTTTTACTTCAGTGCGCGATGCAGGCGGCGCTGATGTTGGTATTAAAACAGCCGTAGAAGAGGGCGTGGTATTATCTCCTCGCTTATTTATTAGCGGTCGGGCCCTGTCACAAACAGGAGGGCACGGCGACTATCGACACAATTCAAGTGAAATGGTGACCTGCGCATGTAGCCTTTGTACTGGCTCCTCCATTTCGGTGATATGTGATGGTGTTCCTGCCGTGCGTCAAGCGGCCCGAGAGCAGTTTAGGATTGGTGCATCACAGATTAAAATAATGGCCGGTGGAGGGATTTCATCACCCACGGATAAGATAGATAATTTACAATATTCTGATGATGAAATTATCGCTATTGTTGACGAAGCGACGCGCTTCCACAGCTACGTTATGGCTCACGCTTACACGCCGCAGGCCATTATTCGTTGTGTTAACCTTGGTGTGAAAACGATTGAGCATGGTAATTTATTAGATGCTGAATCAGCACAGGCGATGTTTAATAACAAAGCTTATCTGGTACCAACTCTATCTATTTATAATGCCTTTATGATGAATAAAGACGATAGTGATTCAGGAATACCAGAATCTGTTGTTGAAAAATTAGAAGAAGTGCAGAGTCAGGCAATTAAGTCTATTAATTTAGCAAGAAAATATAATGTCAAAATTGGGCTTGGTACCGATTTGCTCGGGGAGTATCATAATTTCCAATACGATGAATTTAAGCTGCGTAGCCAAGTTGAAAGCGCGTTTGATACGCTGCATTCTGCAACCTATGTTAATGCTGAGATCCTTAACATGCAAGGAAAGCTGGGTATTGTTGATGTTCACGCTTTTGCCGACCTTATTATCCTAGAAAATAACCCACTAGAAGATATTTCCGTATTCTCTGACAAGAGAGATCAGGTCCTTATGGTGATTAAAAATGGTGATATTGTTAAAAATCTCATTAGTTAA
- a CDS encoding helix-turn-helix transcriptional regulator, whose amino-acid sequence MKNNEEIPIETLSENQLLLREGAKIAKALGEMFAPTCEVVLHDLCNPLHSIVAIEQPLSGRKIGDPSTEMGLARIRDPQYPDVVQNYGNRFPDGRPAKSTSIGLRNSQGEYVAALCLNMDVSLLDSVQRVLSQLTSVDSEQAPTQESLRSSFGSKDVKRAIEDYAAAMSSQPRALSAPQRKVLIRHLATSGLLQLRGAAKIVADELGISRASVYNALKVEPTRGV is encoded by the coding sequence ATGAAAAATAATGAAGAGATCCCGATAGAAACCTTAAGCGAGAACCAGCTATTGCTGCGTGAAGGGGCCAAAATTGCTAAGGCATTGGGTGAAATGTTTGCCCCAACCTGCGAGGTCGTTTTGCACGATCTCTGTAACCCTCTACATTCCATTGTGGCGATAGAGCAGCCCCTTTCTGGGCGCAAAATCGGCGATCCATCAACGGAAATGGGGCTGGCGCGTATACGCGATCCTCAGTATCCAGACGTGGTGCAAAACTACGGCAACCGATTCCCCGATGGTCGACCAGCAAAAAGTACGTCGATTGGTCTGCGTAACAGTCAGGGCGAATACGTGGCGGCGTTATGCCTGAATATGGATGTTTCTCTGCTTGATTCAGTTCAGCGTGTGTTGTCGCAATTGACGTCAGTAGACAGCGAACAGGCACCGACGCAGGAAAGTTTGCGCAGTAGTTTCGGCTCGAAGGACGTGAAGCGTGCCATCGAAGATTATGCGGCGGCGATGTCGAGTCAACCGCGGGCGCTTTCAGCTCCACAGCGTAAGGTATTGATTCGTCACTTAGCGACATCTGGTCTTTTACAACTGCGAGGCGCTGCGAAAATCGTGGCCGATGAGCTGGGGATTTCTCGTGCCTCGGTATATAACGCATTGAAGGTGGAACCAACGCGCGGAGTGTAA
- the ilvM gene encoding acetolactate synthase 2 small subunit yields MMQLTSLQHQLAIQARFRPEVLERVLRVIRHRGFQVCAMNMAQMLDSDSVNIELTVSSQRPINLLSSQLSKLMDVACVEVQSHAAHQQAASYRPTLALETNNIN; encoded by the coding sequence ATGATGCAGTTAACATCCTTGCAACATCAATTGGCGATTCAGGCACGTTTCCGCCCAGAGGTTTTAGAGCGGGTACTCCGCGTTATCCGTCACCGTGGCTTCCAAGTTTGTGCTATGAATATGGCTCAGATGTTGGATTCAGACAGTGTGAACATTGAACTAACGGTGTCTAGCCAGCGTCCAATCAACCTGCTTTCATCGCAGTTGAGTAAATTGATGGATGTTGCTTGCGTTGAAGTGCAGTCGCACGCGGCTCACCAACAAGCGGCCAGTTATCGGCCTACGCTGGCACTAGAAACGAATAATATTAATTAA
- a CDS encoding threo-3-hydroxy-L-aspartate ammonia-lyase — MPLLPMAVSADDVREAANIIKAAAHRTPVLTSTQADALTGASLFFKCENYQRIGAFKFRGAYNAISHLTPEQKKSGVVAFSSGNHAQAMALAARELNVPVTIVMPHDAPAAKLAATRGYGAEVIIYNRQTEDREAIAADLAAKRGLSIIPPYNHPHVIAGQGTSALELFEEVGELDFLFVCTGGGGLLSGCAIAAKHMAPNCRIFGVEPEAGNDVQQSLRSGERVSIAVPNTIADGAQTQCVGELTFPIIRNFVEDILTVSDQQLCDQMRFFMERMKIVVEPTGCLAAAAAMSGAIDIRGARVGIIVSGGNVDAESYADFLKRGNNIL, encoded by the coding sequence ATGCCCCTGTTACCCATGGCAGTCAGCGCAGATGATGTGCGTGAAGCTGCAAATATCATTAAAGCAGCAGCGCACCGCACGCCGGTTCTGACCTCTACTCAAGCCGACGCTTTAACCGGCGCAAGTCTGTTTTTTAAGTGTGAAAACTACCAGCGTATTGGCGCATTTAAATTCCGCGGCGCTTATAACGCGATAAGCCATTTGACGCCGGAGCAAAAGAAAAGCGGTGTTGTCGCATTCTCCTCTGGGAACCATGCTCAGGCGATGGCGTTAGCGGCTCGTGAGCTCAACGTTCCTGTCACTATCGTAATGCCACACGATGCACCCGCGGCTAAACTCGCCGCCACACGTGGATACGGGGCCGAAGTTATTATTTACAATCGCCAAACCGAAGATCGTGAAGCGATCGCCGCCGATCTGGCAGCCAAACGTGGTTTAAGTATTATTCCTCCTTACAACCATCCCCACGTAATTGCAGGCCAAGGCACCTCCGCGCTGGAATTATTCGAAGAGGTTGGTGAACTCGATTTCTTGTTCGTCTGTACCGGCGGCGGCGGACTGCTTTCTGGATGCGCAATCGCCGCGAAGCATATGGCACCAAACTGCCGTATCTTTGGCGTTGAACCTGAAGCGGGCAATGACGTTCAGCAATCGCTGCGTTCGGGTGAACGTGTAAGCATTGCGGTTCCCAATACCATTGCCGATGGCGCGCAAACCCAATGCGTCGGTGAGCTCACCTTCCCAATCATTCGTAATTTCGTTGAAGATATTCTTACCGTGAGTGATCAGCAGCTATGCGATCAAATGCGGTTCTTCATGGAAAGAATGAAAATTGTCGTTGAGCCGACAGGGTGTTTAGCCGCTGCCGCCGCAATGAGTGGCGCCATCGATATTCGCGGAGCACGCGTGGGGATTATCGTCAGCGGAGGCAACGTGGATGCTGAGTCCTATGCTGATTTCCTCAAGCGCGGGAACAACATACTATGA
- the ilvD gene encoding dihydroxy-acid dehydratase, whose translation MPKYRSATTTHGRNMAGARALWRATGMTDADFGKPIIAVVNSFTQFVPGHVHLRDLGKLVAEQIEASGGVAKEFNTIAVDDGIAMGHGGMLYSLPSRELIADSVEYMVNAHCADAMVCISNCDKITPGMLMASLRLNIPVIFVSGGPMEAGKTKLSDQIIKLDLVDAMIQGANPNVSDADSEQIERSACPTCGSCSGMFTANSMNCLTEALGLSQPGNGSLLATHADRKDLFLNAGKRIVDLTKRYYEQDDDRVLPRNIANKAAFENAMTLDIAMGGSTNTVLHLLASAQEGEVDFTMTDIDRLSRKVPHLCKVAPSTQKYHMEDVHRAGGVIGILGELDRAGLLNREVNNVLGMTLPETLAAYDVMVTEDESVKKMYTAGPAGIRTTKAFSQECRWDSLDTDRQEGCIRTREFAYSQDGGLAVLYGNIAEDGCIVKTAGVEKESLIFRGPAKVYESQDAAVDAILGGKVVAGDVVVIRYEGPKGGPGMQEMLYPTTYLKSMGLGKSCALITDGRFSGGTSGLSIGHVSPEAASGGIIALVQDGDMIDINIPQRCIKLDVAESELANRREQELARGDAAWTPKARERQVSFALRAYAMLATSADRGAVRDKSKLGG comes from the coding sequence ATGCCAAAGTATCGTTCCGCAACAACCACACATGGCCGTAATATGGCGGGCGCTCGCGCATTATGGCGAGCAACGGGAATGACAGACGCGGATTTCGGTAAGCCGATTATTGCCGTGGTTAACTCGTTTACCCAGTTCGTGCCGGGCCATGTCCATCTGCGCGATCTGGGCAAACTGGTTGCAGAGCAGATCGAAGCTTCTGGCGGCGTAGCCAAAGAATTCAATACCATTGCGGTGGATGACGGTATTGCCATGGGACACGGCGGGATGTTGTATTCCCTGCCTTCCCGCGAGCTTATTGCCGACTCCGTTGAATATATGGTCAATGCGCACTGTGCTGATGCCATGGTGTGTATTTCCAACTGCGACAAAATCACCCCCGGGATGCTGATGGCATCTTTGCGTTTGAATATTCCGGTGATCTTTGTTTCCGGTGGCCCGATGGAAGCGGGTAAAACCAAATTATCTGACCAGATCATTAAACTGGATCTGGTGGATGCCATGATTCAGGGTGCAAATCCGAACGTGTCGGATGCAGACAGCGAGCAAATTGAGCGCTCTGCGTGCCCGACCTGCGGCTCATGCTCTGGGATGTTTACCGCTAACTCCATGAACTGCTTAACCGAAGCACTGGGCTTATCCCAACCGGGCAATGGTTCTCTGCTGGCGACCCACGCAGACCGCAAAGATCTGTTCCTGAATGCAGGGAAGCGCATCGTTGACCTGACCAAGCGCTACTACGAACAAGATGACGACCGTGTGCTGCCGCGCAATATCGCCAACAAAGCGGCATTCGAGAATGCCATGACGTTAGATATTGCTATGGGCGGCTCCACCAATACCGTTCTACACCTGTTGGCTTCGGCTCAGGAAGGCGAAGTTGATTTCACTATGACGGATATTGATCGTCTGTCGCGCAAAGTCCCTCATCTGTGCAAAGTGGCACCAAGTACGCAGAAATACCATATGGAAGATGTGCATCGCGCAGGCGGTGTGATCGGTATTTTGGGTGAGTTGGATCGTGCGGGGCTGTTAAATCGCGAAGTGAACAACGTTCTGGGGATGACACTGCCTGAAACGCTGGCTGCCTATGACGTGATGGTTACAGAAGATGAAAGCGTCAAAAAGATGTATACCGCAGGTCCTGCGGGTATCCGCACCACTAAAGCATTCTCGCAAGAATGCCGCTGGGATTCTCTGGATACTGACCGCCAAGAGGGCTGTATCCGAACTCGTGAATTTGCCTATAGCCAAGACGGTGGCTTAGCCGTGCTGTATGGCAATATCGCCGAGGATGGCTGCATCGTGAAAACCGCCGGTGTGGAAAAAGAGAGCCTGATTTTCCGTGGTCCAGCGAAAGTGTATGAAAGCCAAGATGCGGCAGTAGACGCTATTCTGGGCGGTAAAGTGGTGGCGGGTGACGTGGTAGTTATTCGCTACGAAGGCCCAAAAGGCGGCCCTGGCATGCAAGAAATGCTCTATCCAACCACTTATCTCAAATCGATGGGGTTGGGTAAAAGCTGCGCTCTGATCACCGATGGTCGTTTCTCTGGCGGTACATCTGGTTTGTCGATCGGGCACGTTTCGCCGGAGGCGGCGAGCGGTGGCATCATCGCATTGGTACAAGACGGTGACATGATTGATATCAACATCCCACAGCGCTGCATTAAATTAGACGTTGCCGAAAGCGAACTGGCGAATCGTCGTGAGCAAGAGCTGGCGCGTGGCGATGCGGCATGGACACCAAAAGCGCGTGAGCGTCAGGTATCTTTTGCGCTACGAGCCTATGCGATGTTGGCGACCAGCGCTGACCGTGGCGCTGTGCGTGATAAATCTAAGCTGGGAGGCTAA
- the ilvC gene encoding ketol-acid reductoisomerase, giving the protein MANYFNTLNLRQQLAQLGKCRFMGREEFADEAGYLKGKKVVIVGCGAQGLNQGLNMRDSGLDVAYALRAEAIAEKRASWRKATENGFKVGTYEELIPQADLVVNLTPDKQHSAVVKAVQPLMKDGAALGYSHGFNIVEVGEQIRKDITVVMVAPKCPGTEVREEYKRGFGVPTLIAVHPENDPKGEGMAIAKAWAAATGGHRAGVLESSFVAEVKSDLMGEQTILCGMLQAGSLLCFDKLVSEGTEPAYAEKLVQFGWETITEALKQGGITLMMDRLSNPAKLRAYALSEQLKEIMAPLFQKHMDDIISGAFSGGMMADWAEDDIKLLTWREETGKTAFETAPQFEGKIAEQDYFDQGVLMIAMVKAGVELAFETMVASGIIEESAYYESLHELPLIANTIARKRLYEMNVVISDTAEYGNYLFANAAVPLLKEKFMASLQTGDLGKAAGTTTAVDNAQLRDVNEAIRNHPIEAVGHKLRGYMKDMKRIAVAG; this is encoded by the coding sequence ATGGCTAATTATTTCAACACATTGAACCTGCGTCAGCAGCTGGCGCAACTGGGTAAGTGTCGCTTTATGGGACGCGAAGAATTTGCCGATGAAGCGGGATACCTGAAAGGTAAAAAAGTGGTGATCGTTGGCTGTGGTGCGCAGGGTTTGAACCAAGGTTTGAACATGCGTGACTCGGGTCTGGATGTGGCCTACGCATTGCGTGCTGAGGCGATTGCTGAGAAGCGCGCATCATGGCGCAAAGCAACTGAAAATGGCTTTAAAGTTGGCACCTACGAAGAATTGATCCCACAGGCCGATCTGGTGGTTAACCTGACACCTGACAAACAGCATTCTGCGGTTGTGAAAGCGGTTCAGCCTTTGATGAAAGACGGTGCGGCGTTGGGCTATTCGCATGGTTTCAACATTGTTGAAGTTGGCGAGCAAATTCGTAAGGACATCACCGTTGTGATGGTGGCACCGAAATGCCCGGGAACTGAAGTACGTGAAGAATATAAGCGTGGCTTTGGTGTACCGACTCTGATTGCGGTTCACCCAGAAAACGATCCTAAAGGCGAAGGCATGGCGATAGCCAAAGCGTGGGCGGCGGCAACCGGCGGTCATCGTGCCGGTGTTCTGGAGTCCTCTTTCGTTGCAGAAGTAAAATCTGACCTGATGGGCGAGCAAACTATTCTGTGTGGCATGTTACAAGCGGGTTCACTGCTGTGTTTCGATAAACTGGTGTCTGAGGGGACTGAACCTGCTTATGCCGAAAAGCTGGTTCAGTTCGGTTGGGAAACCATTACCGAAGCACTGAAACAGGGCGGCATCACGCTGATGATGGATCGTTTATCCAACCCTGCTAAGCTGCGCGCATACGCACTGTCAGAGCAACTGAAAGAAATTATGGCTCCGCTGTTCCAAAAACATATGGATGACATCATTTCTGGCGCGTTCTCGGGTGGCATGATGGCGGACTGGGCTGAAGACGATATCAAACTGCTGACATGGCGCGAAGAAACCGGCAAAACCGCGTTTGAAACTGCACCACAGTTTGAAGGCAAAATCGCCGAGCAGGATTACTTCGACCAAGGCGTTCTGATGATTGCGATGGTAAAAGCAGGCGTTGAGCTGGCGTTTGAAACCATGGTGGCTTCCGGCATCATTGAAGAGTCTGCTTATTACGAATCGCTGCACGAGCTGCCGCTGATCGCGAATACCATTGCGCGTAAACGTCTGTATGAAATGAACGTGGTTATCTCTGATACTGCGGAGTACGGTAACTATCTGTTTGCTAATGCGGCAGTGCCTTTGCTGAAAGAGAAATTCATGGCTTCTCTGCAAACCGGCGACTTAGGCAAAGCAGCAGGTACCACTACGGCGGTGGATAATGCCCAACTGCGCGATGTGAACGAAGCGATTCGCAACCATCCAATTGAAGCCGTCGGCCATAAATTGCGTGGCTATATGAAAGATATGAAGCGTATTGCCGTTGCGGGTTAA
- the ilvA gene encoding threonine ammonia-lyase, biosynthetic has translation MQKEVLPSQPCGAEYLRAVLRAPVYEVAQVTPLQTMTKLSERVGNTILVKREDRQPVHSFKLRGAYAMIAGLNEEQKSHGVVTASAGNHAQGVALSASRLGIKSTIVMPVSTADIKVDAVRGFGGEAVLYGANFDEAKAYAIELAKTRNLTFVPPFDHPAVIAGQGTLAMELLQQDAHLDRVFVPVGGGGLAAGVAVLIKQLMPQIKVIGVEAEDSACLRAALDAGHPVDLARVGLFAEGVAVKRIGDETFRLCREYLDDVITVDSDAICAAVKDLFEDVRAVAEPSGALALAGLKKYVQQHQIQGERLAHVLSGANLNFHGLRYVSERCELGEQREALLAVTIPEQQGSFLKFCQLLGGRAVTEFNYRYADADNACIFVGVRLTRGLVERQEILALLQDGGYQVVDLSDDEMAKLHVRYMVGGRPSKPLQERLYSFEFPESPGALLKFLSTLGTHWNISLFHYRSHGTDFGRVLAAFERADSDPNFESRLHELGYECHDETDNPAFRFFLKG, from the coding sequence ATGCAAAAAGAAGTGCTGCCCAGCCAGCCCTGCGGGGCTGAATACCTACGCGCGGTCCTTCGAGCGCCGGTCTATGAGGTCGCACAGGTCACGCCATTGCAGACCATGACGAAACTGTCTGAACGCGTCGGCAATACCATTTTAGTGAAACGCGAAGATCGCCAGCCCGTACACAGTTTCAAACTGCGCGGTGCCTACGCGATGATTGCAGGTCTTAATGAAGAGCAAAAATCTCACGGCGTTGTAACGGCATCCGCAGGAAATCATGCACAAGGTGTGGCGCTTTCTGCTTCACGCTTAGGCATTAAATCCACCATCGTCATGCCGGTTTCAACCGCTGACATTAAAGTGGACGCGGTACGAGGTTTTGGTGGTGAGGCCGTGCTGTACGGTGCGAACTTTGACGAAGCCAAAGCCTATGCCATTGAATTAGCTAAAACTAGAAATCTTACTTTTGTGCCTCCTTTTGACCATCCTGCGGTTATCGCTGGCCAAGGTACTTTGGCCATGGAGTTATTGCAGCAAGATGCTCATCTGGATCGTGTATTTGTCCCCGTCGGCGGCGGCGGTTTAGCCGCAGGCGTGGCCGTGCTGATCAAGCAGCTGATGCCACAAATCAAAGTGATCGGCGTTGAAGCGGAAGATTCTGCTTGTCTGCGTGCCGCGCTGGATGCCGGTCATCCGGTGGATTTAGCCCGCGTTGGGTTATTTGCCGAAGGCGTAGCCGTTAAGCGCATCGGTGACGAAACTTTCCGTCTGTGTCGTGAATATCTGGATGATGTGATCACCGTGGATAGTGATGCGATCTGCGCTGCGGTAAAAGATCTTTTCGAAGATGTGCGTGCGGTTGCAGAACCCTCTGGTGCTTTGGCGCTGGCAGGGCTGAAAAAGTATGTTCAACAGCATCAGATTCAGGGCGAACGCTTGGCCCATGTGCTGTCTGGGGCGAATCTTAATTTCCACGGCCTGCGTTATGTTTCTGAGCGCTGTGAACTGGGTGAACAACGGGAAGCGCTGTTGGCCGTTACCATTCCAGAGCAGCAGGGGAGTTTCCTTAAATTCTGCCAGTTGCTAGGCGGGCGAGCGGTAACGGAGTTTAACTACCGCTACGCCGATGCAGATAATGCCTGCATTTTTGTAGGTGTACGCTTAACGCGTGGTTTGGTAGAGCGTCAGGAAATTTTGGCGCTGTTGCAAGACGGTGGATATCAGGTTGTAGACCTTTCCGACGACGAAATGGCGAAGCTGCACGTGCGCTATATGGTCGGAGGCCGTCCGTCTAAGCCGCTACAAGAGCGTCTTTATAGCTTTGAATTTCCTGAGTCACCGGGCGCATTGCTGAAGTTTTTAAGCACTTTGGGCACCCATTGGAATATTTCTCTTTTCCACTATCGCAGCCATGGTACGGATTTTGGGCGTGTTCTTGCTGCGTTTGAACGTGCAGACAGCGATCCGAATTTCGAATCGCGTCTGCATGAACTTGGCTATGAATGCCACGATGAAACCGATAATCCGGCTTTTCGTTTCTTCTTGAAAGGCTAA